In the genome of Schistocerca piceifrons isolate TAMUIC-IGC-003096 chromosome X, iqSchPice1.1, whole genome shotgun sequence, one region contains:
- the LOC124722768 gene encoding uncharacterized protein LOC124722768, with translation MEKERMKIAEDIAAGIPLPTVLQKIQETVQSSNLERVHLTMMQDLHNIAAAYNLSSKSVRHSNDAISVEAWVQEVQQSDNPCVLFYKPQETINDLYPELKSEDFVLIIMNNAQGEILTKYGSDCVCVDGTHGLNGYDFEVTTLLVLDDMRQGFPCAFLISNRNYSHVLSIFFNCVKSQVGQISPKVFMMDLAESYSIAWNKTMGHPEMRLFCTWHVDRAWRANIKSKIRSLDKRNEVYKIVKSLMQVRDVVVFQESLVKALQKLNSDSETSEFGHYFKTYYEKNVKCWAYCHRIRSGLNTNMHLESMHKTLKYIHANAKQVKRLDKGISALMSLVTAKLFDRLIVNVKGKLTSKMKNIRRKHKCSILMNKDSIRKVGRGWEVPATKSHEVYLVEENNIFCNCKLVCTDCKVCIHRYSCTCIDYSIKLNMCKHIHNVCQLDSTEQNPFEISELQDAVATDVGDMSCINEKEVILKQVSGNANSCTPEALAEEKRKIISRFSEIVSGMSATEVQLANKMVTSLKVNVGAVRTSSGISFISPQRSLKRKLLPQRRLFSTKKTSSSKRISMAVPNAEETNNILRTLLDEDL, from the coding sequence ATGGAAAAAGAACGGATGAAGATAGCTGAAGACATTGCTGCAGGAATCCCATTACCTACTGTCCTCCAAAAAATTCAAGAAACGGTGCAGAGTTCTAATTTGGAGAGAGTGCATCTTACAATGATGCAGGATTTGCATAATATTGCAGCTGCGTATAACCTGTCTTCAAAGTCAGTTAGACATTCAAATGATGCGATCAGTGTTGAAGCTTgggtgcaagaagtgcagcaaaGTGACAATCCATGTGTATTGTTCTATAAGCCTCAAGAAACAATTAATGATCTGTACCCTGAACTGAAAAGTGAAGACTTTGTATTAATTATAATGAACAACGCACAAGGCGAAATATTAACTAAATATGGAAGTGACTGTGTTTGTGTCGATGGAACTCATGGCCTAAATGGCTATGATTTTGAAGTTACAACATTACTTGTACTGGATGATATGAGGCAAGGATTTCCATGTGCTTTTCTCATATCTAACAGGAATTACTCACAtgttttgagtatatttttcaATTGTGTTAAGTCTCAGGTTGGACAGATTTCCCCAAAAGTATTCATGATGGACCTGGCAGAATCGTATAGTATCGCTTGGAACAAAACAATGGGACATCCTGAAATGAGACTTTTCTGTACCTGGCACGTCGATAGAGCCTGGAGGGCCAATATTAAGAGCAAAATTAGAAGTTTGGACAAGAGAAACGAGGTGTACAAAATTGTCAAATCATTAATGCAGGTAAGAGATGTTGTTGTGTTTCAAGAATCGTTGGTAAAAGCATTGCAGAAACTCAACAGCGATTCAGAGACTTCAGAATTTGGTCACTATTTCAAGACGtattatgaaaaaaatgtgaagtgttGGGCATATTGTCATAGGATCCGATCCGGGCTCAACACAAACATGCACCTGGAGAGCATGCATAAGACATTGAAATATATACATGCTAATGCAAAGCAGGTAAAACGTTTGGACAAAGGTATATCCGCTTTGATGTCGCTTGTAACAGCAAAGCTGTTTGACAGGCTCATTGTCAACGTGAAAGGGAAGctaacaagtaaaatgaaaaacattcGCCGTAAACACAAATGCAGCATTCTGATGAATAAGGACTCAATTAGGAAGGTAGGCAGAGGTTGGGAAGTACCAGCCACAAAATCACATGAAGTTTACCTTGTAGAAGAAAATAATATCTTCTGTAACTGTAAATTAGTGTGCACTGACTGTAAAGTGTGCATTCATAGGTATTCCTGCACGTGTATTGATTATAGCATTAAGTTAAATATGTGCAAGCATATACATAATGTTTGCCAACTAGACAGTACAGAACAAAATCCTTTTGAAATTTCTGAATTACAAGATGCAGTAGCTACAGATGTTGGAGATATGTCTTGCATTAATGAGAAAGAAGTGATTTTGAAGCAAGTAAGTGGAAATGCTAATTCCTGCACCCCAGAAGCATTggcagaagagaagagaaaaattatttctaggttttcagaaatTGTTTCTGGTATGTCAGCTACTGAAGTTCAGCTGGCTAACAAAATGGTGACTTCGTTGAAGGTTAATGTAGGTGCTGTTCGCACCAGTAGTGGTATCTCTTTCATTAGCCCACAAAGAAGTCTCAAGAGGAAACTTTTGCCCCAGAGGAGGCTGTTTTCAACAAAGAAGACAAGTTCCTCAAAACGCATATCCATGGCAGTTCCTAATGCAGAAGAAACCAACAACATCCTGAGAACACTTCTGGATGAAGATTTATAG